The genomic window CACCATCTCTGGGAGCTCCCCAAAAACTTCGGATCGCTTTGCTATTTTTACCACTAACTGGAAATCTATATGCTGGTTTTATTTCAAAACTTATATTAAAATATGGAAAGGCAGCGAATTCAGGTTGTACAATAATTTGATAGGTTCCCGGATTATCTAACTGTATATTTTCTTCTTTTTTGGTCACCAGAAAATCTATAGGTTTTACGTTATTTAAAGGTGCTAAAGGTAAAATGTTGATAAAAATACCTTCTAAACTATCTGATTTTTGAACTTTACAAATCAATTGCTCTCCGTTTTTTATAGAAACCTGGTAACTTCGGGCGGAATTGGGTGAATTAGAATAATAAAGTTGTTCGGTATAAGGGGCTTTAATAACTAGACTATCATTTTTAACCATTTCAAATGAATGTTTCCATTTTAAAAATAAGGTGTCTCCTTTTGTAAAATTACGCTCGTATTTTTCTCTAAAAGTGGGTTGAAGAAAAACATCTGCCACTTTTTGATAATGTGTACAGGATAAAAAAACCAGTACGGTTAAAGTCAGAAAAATGCCTAGTGCTTTTACATATTTCATAGGTTTCCTGAAACCCATAAACTATGCCAGAATGCTACGTATCCGAAGTATGTAAAAATTTAGAAAATATTAACTGGAAAACCTCTACGCTCTTTAACTAAAACGGTGGAAATAATAGCTATTAAACGCTACAACCCTAATTATTTGGCATTTTCTAGATAGATTAATTCTTTTTGATACTCACTTTCAAACCAGGGTTGATATTTATATTGGCTTCCCCTAGTTTTTGAATTTCGGTATTTATAGGGTAGGTTAAAAAATTTCATGTCTTTTGTATGTTGTAAAAAGGTGGCAATATGTTTTTCTATTCTCCAGGTCATTGCATTGTCATCCCACCGGTACCAACCCTCAAACTTTCCGGAAGCATTTTCTTCAATTTGCTGTTCAATAAGCAGTGCTTTTTTAGCGTGCTGGTGCGCTGCATACGTAGCAAGTTGGGCTTGATGATAGTCTTCGATTACATAATATTGTAAAGCCAAGGTTAAATCCGCAGCCATACCCGTGAGGTGCCAGAGTTTTTGCGTTGGATAAACCAGATCCGAAAAATAGAAATTACGCCGGTTGCCGGATAGTTCACCTGCACTTTCCAGGGATCGTTGTACGGAAACCTCCCAAAGTTGTTCAGCAGACTGGTACAATGCATAATATTCTTTTAAGGCCAGGTTTATTTTTGCTTCAAAACCTTTTAACTGTATAAATTCGGATTTACGATTTCCGGGAAATTCAGATTTAAAGAACCGCGTGTTAACTTTGCGTTGATGAACCATATTCAGCATCATTTCAACATAATAAGAGTACCATTCATCACCTGGTTTACGTTCCGGATCACCTAAATCGAACTGGTTGGAGAAAAAATCTTTATAACTTTGTTTTAAATTGGTAGATTTAGATTGATATTTTTGATCAACGTACCAATCAAAATAGTAGTTTCCGGAAGGGTAATTCTTATATTTTTTAAAGTCCGTAAAATAATTTACCACCTGATGAATTCCAAAGATTTTTTCCTTCATGTTGCTCATATTTAGCACTCCCATTTCAGTCATGTTATGATCTATTGCTTTTGATATTTCGCGGTGTAAAACATTGGGGTGAATGGTATTTATCCGTAAATGCGACTTTCGGTTATGATAGGAAACATGTTGGTAAATACCCTTTTTAGTAGTACCTTTTTTGGCGATTTCAAAGGTGCGATCAGGGAATACCCCATATCCGGTATCTGCAAATAGTAAAATAGTGTTTTCCGGAAATTTTATAAGTCCTTTACGATACAATCCTCCCACATGTCCCCAAAGGTACCCGCTTACTAGCGGATTTGGATTTCCAGTGATTTTTTTAACCAGTTCGTATTGTGTTGCGATGGCTTCATTGATTACACGAGCTTTATCCGTATCAGGACTATCATCCGATATATTCGGATCATCATCCCAAAAGGCGTGATCTAGTAAACCTCTAAAACCAAGATTCCAAATAACATTTTTTCCTGCCTGGCGTTCAATAGCTTTTGTCCAGAATTCAATAAAATATTCTTTATGCGTACTCCAGGAATAAGGGATGTTTTTAGGCCAAAATAAAGGAACACTTCCTACTACTTCTCCGGCATTTTGGCAAATGTATAAACCCATATCAGAAGCCAATTTAAGGTGTGCCTCGTCAGAAAAAACCAGGGTTGACGGAATGGTTCCGGTTAATTTAAGTCGTAACATGGTTTCATAGAATTTTTCCATAAATTCCATATTAAATCCGTATTCCTGTTTTTCCATTCGGAATCCGGTGATAAGATCCTCGTCGTTTACAAAAAAGGCACGATGTTTAAAGGTATATGGTTTGGAAGTTATGACACCTATTTTAATAGTAATGCTTTCTTCAATAGTCGGCATCAGGTCAGTAAAATAGATAAACGGATCAATACCTAAATATTCTTCTGAAAAAGTATAAATAGCATGAACAAGACCTAATTCATCAGATCCGGTAAAATGAATACTTTGCTTTTTAAATTCAATTTTATAAGTATCGAATTTATGTAAAGTAGTATCTATTTTAAAATAAAAGTCAACTTTAGGTTTGTCACTGATACTTGTTCCAAACTTACGGTGTAAATCTTGTCGTAAAGCTTTTATGGCATACTGCACAGCGTCTGATGGACTTTCCTGATGCATAACTACATTATTGTGTACTACCATATTTTTTGAAAAAGCTACACTGATGGAACAGTGTAACACCATAACTAAAGCAATTATATTTTTAATCATATAAAAATGTATAATGATAACCTTCTAAGCCCTTTAGGTACATAAAGCTTTAGAAGAAATAACGAAAAGCAATTTAAGGATTCTGTATAAGGCTAAAATAGATATAAGTTTTAAAAGATGAATCAAATGAACAAATTCCTCTTGTTTATAACGAATTACCAGGTAATTTTAATAAGTCCATAGTTTTCTACGAAATTTATAAATTGTACCGCAGTAATATGTTTGTCAATTATGGAAAAATTTCAGGAGATGTTAACCGGAGGTCATCCTAACTCTTTAGGTAGAACGGTTGAAGTGGTAGATATCATACTTCATGATCATAGACGTATTGAGGAATTGTACCAATGCTATTTTAGCCAGGATGAAGTGGTACGCTTACGTACTTCTAACGCTATGAAACGGATTTGTAAGGAAGAAAAGCAACTTTTACTTCCTTATGTTGAATCTTTTTTAAACGAAATTTCGCTACTTAACCAGGCTTCTGCACAATGGACATTAGCCCAATTATTTTTAGAATTAACCCCGGATTTTACTAAGGAACAGAAGAAAAAAGCTACGGATATTTTAAAACATAATCTGATTCATCAAAAGGACTGGATTGTTTTAAATATGACTATCAAAACCCTGGGGAATTGGAGTAAAAAGGATCAGAAATTAAAGGATTGGTTGTTTCCTCAATTGGAATATTTGGAGAAAGATAAACGGAAATCGGTGGCTAATAGTGCCAGAAAAACAATGAAGCTGCTCGAAAAGCATTGATGTTGTCAAACAGATGTTACTGTAAATTAGTTTCCTTAAT from Aquimarina sp. ERC-38 includes these protein-coding regions:
- a CDS encoding glycosyl hydrolase 115 family protein — translated: MIKNIIALVMVLHCSISVAFSKNMVVHNNVVMHQESPSDAVQYAIKALRQDLHRKFGTSISDKPKVDFYFKIDTTLHKFDTYKIEFKKQSIHFTGSDELGLVHAIYTFSEEYLGIDPFIYFTDLMPTIEESITIKIGVITSKPYTFKHRAFFVNDEDLITGFRMEKQEYGFNMEFMEKFYETMLRLKLTGTIPSTLVFSDEAHLKLASDMGLYICQNAGEVVGSVPLFWPKNIPYSWSTHKEYFIEFWTKAIERQAGKNVIWNLGFRGLLDHAFWDDDPNISDDSPDTDKARVINEAIATQYELVKKITGNPNPLVSGYLWGHVGGLYRKGLIKFPENTILLFADTGYGVFPDRTFEIAKKGTTKKGIYQHVSYHNRKSHLRINTIHPNVLHREISKAIDHNMTEMGVLNMSNMKEKIFGIHQVVNYFTDFKKYKNYPSGNYYFDWYVDQKYQSKSTNLKQSYKDFFSNQFDLGDPERKPGDEWYSYYVEMMLNMVHQRKVNTRFFKSEFPGNRKSEFIQLKGFEAKINLALKEYYALYQSAEQLWEVSVQRSLESAGELSGNRRNFYFSDLVYPTQKLWHLTGMAADLTLALQYYVIEDYHQAQLATYAAHQHAKKALLIEQQIEENASGKFEGWYRWDDNAMTWRIEKHIATFLQHTKDMKFFNLPYKYRNSKTRGSQYKYQPWFESEYQKELIYLENAK
- a CDS encoding M23 family metallopeptidase, whose product is MKYVKALGIFLTLTVLVFLSCTHYQKVADVFLQPTFREKYERNFTKGDTLFLKWKHSFEMVKNDSLVIKAPYTEQLYYSNSPNSARSYQVSIKNGEQLICKVQKSDSLEGIFINILPLAPLNNVKPIDFLVTKKEENIQLDNPGTYQIIVQPEFAAFPYFNISFEIKPAYRFPVSGKNSKAIRSFWGAPRDGGKRSHKGIDIFAKRGTPVVAAVAGRISSTGNRGLGGKQVWLRDGHRGYSLYYAHLDSIAVSGFQKVQVGDTLGFVGNTGNARTTPPHLHFGIYTNRGAIDPLLFVKERKEAKKWEITSDKETAQIKKGTNIRKGPGTSYAILETTTSSKKFMLLGKTTDWYRISLSEDDYGFVHKSLVK